One genomic region from Herpetosiphonaceae bacterium encodes:
- a CDS encoding PP2C family serine/threonine-protein phosphatase — MPAWRDMLSRFRKTAPTHSNSEIATATVADPGVETLVAPHNLPIEIPAAAPEAESQPIEADETRRFGDTTRSLASSAPHLAVLLGERVLSAAALRDIGRERQENQDHCCAQIVTLPSDHSDLTLGLFVVADGMGGHHDGGYASKLALTTVVQAVQAEYVLPILSGERRAPQPIMQAAVQAANAAVHAAGQEAGNDMGTTCTAVLLDGQQLITAHVGDTRALLIGGGVKQLTTDHTAVGRLIAIGALTPEEALDHPLRSHLYRSVGQTPDVTVDVTTTTIHDESHLVICSDGLWGLVPEAEIADIVTEAPTAQIAARHLIARANLLGGHDNISVVVVTLPDGSRG; from the coding sequence ATGCCGGCCTGGCGAGACATGCTATCGCGCTTCCGCAAAACCGCGCCTACCCATTCCAATTCTGAGATTGCCACGGCAACCGTCGCCGACCCCGGCGTAGAAACGCTGGTCGCGCCGCATAATCTGCCGATCGAGATACCTGCCGCCGCGCCTGAGGCCGAGTCGCAGCCGATCGAGGCCGACGAGACGCGCCGGTTTGGCGATACAACCCGCTCGCTGGCGTCGAGCGCGCCGCACCTGGCGGTGCTGCTGGGCGAGCGCGTGCTCAGCGCTGCGGCGCTGCGAGACATTGGCCGCGAACGACAAGAAAACCAGGATCACTGCTGCGCGCAGATCGTGACCCTGCCCAGCGATCACAGCGATCTGACGCTTGGACTCTTCGTGGTCGCCGACGGCATGGGGGGCCACCACGATGGCGGCTATGCCTCGAAGCTGGCGCTGACCACGGTGGTACAGGCGGTGCAGGCCGAGTACGTGCTGCCGATCTTGAGCGGCGAGCGCCGAGCGCCCCAGCCGATCATGCAGGCGGCGGTGCAGGCGGCCAACGCTGCGGTACACGCCGCCGGGCAGGAGGCGGGCAACGACATGGGCACCACCTGCACGGCGGTGCTGCTCGACGGCCAGCAGTTGATCACGGCGCATGTCGGCGATACGCGGGCGCTGCTGATCGGCGGCGGCGTCAAGCAGCTCACCACAGATCACACCGCCGTGGGACGGCTGATCGCGATCGGCGCGCTCACGCCGGAGGAGGCGCTCGATCACCCGCTGCGGAGTCATCTGTATCGCAGCGTCGGGCAGACGCCCGACGTGACCGTCGATGTGACGACGACGACGATCCACGACGAGAGCCATCTGGTGATCTGCTCCGACGGGCTGTGGGGCCTGGTGCCCGAAGCGGAGATCGCCGACATCGTGACGGAAGCGCCGACCGCGCAGATCGCCGCGCGGCACCTGATTGCTCGTGCTAACCTGCTTGGCGGCCACGACAATATCTCAGTAGTGGTCGTCACGCTTCCCGACGGATCGCGAGGCTAG
- a CDS encoding VWA domain-containing protein, with the protein MTAPITLHIQPARAALQVSSEPQMVYLMVTGRAAATSQKHLPLNLCLVLDRSSSMRGERLFQVKEAARQVLSQMQSTDAFGLVAFNDRAEVIVPSQQVRDAESLKAQVMSLEARGGTEMAQGLALGLQEIERPKINGISRLVLLTDGRTYGDEHACVELARRAQRRGIGLTTLGVGTEWNEDLLETMTAGPNSRTQYITAASEIGNVFVAELNRLHATVAQSVELTLSISAETQIHACYRVQPFIAQLYPQAAGSGTWRVPIGEWAANEDQTFIVELIVPPVTTGTHSVARLDLRYELVGTMGTQSAAAVVQLPALLDEQPVASEVRRALERMVAYQLQTRAWEAVAEGKIEDATKRLRMAGTHLFNSGEVALAEMAHAEATRLLQGGSTSADGRKRIKYGTRGLIAGR; encoded by the coding sequence ATGACAGCACCGATCACCCTCCACATCCAGCCAGCCCGCGCCGCGCTTCAGGTATCGAGCGAGCCACAGATGGTCTATCTGATGGTGACGGGCCGCGCCGCCGCGACGAGCCAGAAGCACCTGCCGCTGAATCTATGCCTGGTGCTGGATCGCTCCTCCTCGATGCGCGGCGAGCGTCTGTTTCAGGTCAAAGAGGCGGCGCGTCAGGTGCTCAGCCAGATGCAGAGCACCGATGCGTTCGGGCTGGTGGCGTTCAACGATCGGGCCGAGGTGATCGTTCCGTCGCAGCAGGTGCGCGATGCCGAGTCGCTCAAGGCGCAGGTGATGAGCCTTGAGGCGCGCGGCGGCACCGAGATGGCGCAAGGGCTGGCGCTGGGCCTGCAAGAGATCGAGCGGCCAAAGATCAACGGTATTAGCCGCCTGGTGCTGCTGACCGACGGACGGACCTACGGCGACGAGCACGCCTGCGTCGAGCTGGCACGGCGGGCGCAGCGGCGCGGCATTGGCCTGACCACGCTTGGCGTCGGCACGGAGTGGAACGAAGACCTGCTTGAGACGATGACCGCCGGGCCGAACAGCCGGACGCAGTACATCACCGCCGCGAGCGAGATCGGCAATGTCTTTGTGGCGGAGCTAAACCGGCTGCACGCGACGGTCGCCCAGAGCGTCGAGCTGACGCTCTCGATCAGCGCCGAGACGCAGATCCATGCCTGCTATCGCGTCCAGCCGTTTATCGCGCAGCTTTATCCACAGGCAGCGGGAAGCGGCACGTGGCGCGTCCCGATCGGCGAGTGGGCCGCCAACGAAGACCAGACCTTTATCGTCGAGCTGATCGTGCCGCCCGTAACCACCGGCACCCACAGCGTGGCACGGCTCGACCTGCGCTATGAGCTGGTTGGGACGATGGGCACGCAATCGGCGGCGGCGGTGGTGCAGCTTCCCGCCCTCCTGGACGAGCAGCCGGTCGCGTCTGAGGTCCGCCGCGCGCTGGAGCGGATGGTCGCCTACCAGTTGCAAACGCGCGCCTGGGAGGCCGTTGCCGAGGGTAAGATCGAGGATGCGACCAAGCGGCTGAGGATGGCGGGCACGCATCTCTTCAACTCAGGCGAGGTGGCGCTGGCGGAGATGGCGCACGCCGAGGCGACACGCCTGTTGCAGGGCGGCTCGACCAGCGCCGACGGGCGCAAGCGGATCAAATACGGAACGCGCGGTCTGATCGCCGGACGCTAG